From Fusobacterium sp. DD2:
AAAGAACTCCTGTTGGAAAATTTCCTATAAAAATTTGTGTTGTTCCAAGTGAAACTTACGGAGATAGATATGCTTGTGTAAAAGTTGAGTTTAATAAAAATAAGCCAGTGGTTTATGAATTAGCTGTAACAGGAAATGAAAGGGGAATGGATGAAGCTAGCGAAGATGAGTTTTATAAGTTTGGTGTAGATGCAGGAATGGGCTGTGTAGCAGATAAAAAATCTCAAGAGGAATATATAAAATATTGGAAAAAACTTGAAGAGGAGAAAGAGGCAGATAATCCTTATAATGATATTTTTGAAGAACTATTAGAAGAAAGTTTTAAAAAATTCCCTAAATATCAAAGAGATGGCGGAGATTGGGCTAATTGGATAATTCCTAATACAGAGTTAAATATTCCTATTTTCGCATCAGGTTGGGGAGATGGCGATTATCCTTGCTACTTTGGATATGATGAAAAAGGAGAACTTTGTGGATTCTATATTCACTTTATAGATATTGAAAGAGAATATTCTGAAGAAGAGGAGGAGGAATAATTATGTTAAATATGAGTGACTTAGCGAAGGAATTTGTAGAATTTTTCGATTGTGAGTATGAATATTTTCCTAATAATAGCTATGAAGAGATAATGGAAAAATTTGAGAAATACACTAAAGAGGGTAGAGAGAAAGAATATTTCCCTGTTATTGTAACTGTTGATGAAACTCTTTTAGAATGTTTGTCTTTTAATATATCAGATGATGAAGAGTTAAATATAGAAGATGTAAGAAAATACAGAGAAAAATATATCTCTTCTATCTATTCAGAAGGTGGAGAAAATATATTGAAAGATTTAATAGCTAGAAGAAAAGAGGAAGCTGAAGATGATGAGATGGATTGGGAAGAAGAAATATTAGGAGAGTTTGTAGGGGAATTTGAAGATAGCGGAGAAGATAAACTTAACTCGCCAATAGGATTTTTAGATTTTGAAACAGAAGAACCTGTTGAACTATTTATAGTAAAAGTTCCTGTTAAAAATCCTTGGGAAATATTTGCTTGGTTGCCAATGGGAAATTGGAATGAGTGTCCTACTACTTCAGAACATATGGCAGTATCAAGGTATTGGTTTGAAAAGTATGGAGCTGTACCAATTAGTATGACACATGATGTAGTGGAGTATAGAGTTGAGAAAGTTATAAAAACAGAAGATGAAGCTATGGAAGTAGCAATAGAGATGTATGGATATTGCCCTGATATAGACCAAAGTTATGATACTCTTGGATTATTAGCTGGTAGTTTGGTAGATTCTAGTGTTTGGTATTTTTGGTGGGATTAGAGGTGGTTATATGCTAGATAAAAAAAAGTTAGAGCCTTTGAAAAGAAATG
This genomic window contains:
- a CDS encoding DUF4241 domain-containing protein is translated as MDEKRNAEWKIMYERNKQKFRCKRDLESYFTEKKIGEMEVDTLEIGNLDLPTGDILACDPLIELDCAKTFIQRTPVGKFPIKICVVPSETYGDRYACVKVEFNKNKPVVYELAVTGNERGMDEASEDEFYKFGVDAGMGCVADKKSQEEYIKYWKKLEEEKEADNPYNDIFEELLEESFKKFPKYQRDGGDWANWIIPNTELNIPIFASGWGDGDYPCYFGYDEKGELCGFYIHFIDIEREYSEEEEEE
- a CDS encoding DUF4253 domain-containing protein; the protein is MLNMSDLAKEFVEFFDCEYEYFPNNSYEEIMEKFEKYTKEGREKEYFPVIVTVDETLLECLSFNISDDEELNIEDVRKYREKYISSIYSEGGENILKDLIARRKEEAEDDEMDWEEEILGEFVGEFEDSGEDKLNSPIGFLDFETEEPVELFIVKVPVKNPWEIFAWLPMGNWNECPTTSEHMAVSRYWFEKYGAVPISMTHDVVEYRVEKVIKTEDEAMEVAIEMYGYCPDIDQSYDTLGLLAGSLVDSSVWYFWWD